ctctctctctctctctctcactttgtatatgtttatatatattggtATAAATATctttatatgtttatatgtatctgtatatatttgtatattttgggtaattttttataatgtaaattttggactatttttttataatataagtgatcaacttgtatatttctgaaattttcacaaaaaaaaatacgtCATACTCATTAAACAGTGACATAAAGGGTGtttcaaatacacaaaaattattagtcaaaattaatcaaaagttataAGTTGATCATGTTAAGTGATTGCAATTTGATTTATCCCGATACCTTTTATAACCTTCGAAATACTCTTTCCAAGACATAATTTTTATTATCCGTTTATTATATTGTATCTCAGTCGTTCatcatttttaatataaaatctttttaaatttatattctttgtaaataattttaaagaTATTACAATCAATTTTATAGAAAAGTGtctatcaatattttttttactagGCACACAAAACGCTTCAATTTTCACATACAAACATGTGACtatttatttacaaaattaatttcaatacgtaaatatttttttcagctCTTGATATGTATCAACTActtttaattaacaattcaaaTGGGCTCGTAGTAGTTTTCTAAAAACTTTTGTTTGTATAGTATGCTACAAAATAAtagtgtataatttatgtatatcaaTTAGAAAAGTAAATAATAAATTTGACCGACCGTAAATATCAGCGACGGTCTCATAATCAAAATCCAATAGGCCCATAAACACCCAGGctctttatatttttcatttgaagaaattgcacggtttccCTCAAATGGCTTGTTTAtaatttttatcctttaaaATCGAATTTATGTCTAACGGGACATAATCGTTTTAAAAAATCCGACATAATTTATGGGATAAgatacgaaaatataaatttatgccccataaaaaatttatttgtcttagggcacaataattaaagaccagcacaaaataggaacAAAAGTTCAAATGACCCCCAAATAGAAGCTTTTTGGACATCAAAACATTATTTTCTTGTTCGTAAAGATTGAATCGGCCCAACTACTTCTCTAAGGCCCATTTCAATTATCAGTTTTTTTAGTTGATGATTAAAGATAAGTTACATTTTTCTTGTAACACTCAAGAATTTCACTGATAAAGTCATCCTTGTAGCTGCTAAATTTTTAAATTGCAGCTTATCTTCAAATTATTGCCGCGAAAATGGAGCCCCATGGTAAACCCGTTGAAACCCTAATTTCAATTTTCCTTATCAAAattggggattttttttttttttttttttttttaatttggaatTATTTTCATTAGGGCAGAGAGGTTCAAATCCTAAGGCTGTTCTTGCAACCCTGTTGAACAAAAGAGAAAAGCTTCAAGAAGAACTAagaaatgttgaaaaacaagtaaaaagaCTCTATCTTTATTCAATTCTTTAATTGTTTTCATATTatgaagttctttttttttgtttcttttaagaAGCTCTCTAGTTGGATATTAGTATATttaagagggtgtttggattggcttattttaagtgcttttatgtgttttttGGTGTTTGGGAAGATAAAAAGTGTTGTTAAGCAGTTACTTTTAGGccaaaaaaagtacaaaaataagctaaaaacGAAAAGTTGGGTGAAGTTATGGCTTTTAGCTTTGAACTTATAAGCTTTTTgaaaagtcaatccaaacaccctcttagTGCTGCTTTactgaattttctagaaaaattgtaTGTGTGGTTTGATATCTTGTGGTACTAAGCTTTTGCTGTAATTTCGAGTATTTGCAGCTTGTGTCATGAGTTATGAGAAATTGTTGCTTATTGGCATTATTCCTTTTTGTTGTTCAAATAGGAAGCTAAAATATTTGTATCGGTTTTATGTAGGTTTTTGAGCTAGAGACGAGTTATTTGCAAGAAACGGGCACCTTTGGGAATGCGTTAAAAGGCTTCGAAAGCTTTCTATCAACATCGAATAAGAATGCAAAGTACACACCTTTCCAATGTTTATCTGCTCAAGTTCTGGTAGTTTAAAAACAGAACTGATGGTTATTGTGAATGATTACTTTTTGTTGCAAAGCGTCtcattttttcaccaaaatttGCTCATGTGCCGCTTAGTATCCTCAATTGTTAAAGTTTTAATATCTCATATCCTTGATTGATGAAAGGTAAGAATCGGCTTCCAGAATAATGTTAGTCGTGTAGATGGTTATTAAGGTTCGTCGGCAACCCATAAGGTTATGATAGCTTGATAGAATTGGTCATGGAAACTTTGTTGTATGAATCAGCAGTTTGTTACATTGACTTAGTGTATATATTAGTTTCTTCTTTTATGATCATTGGGCTCTTATTTCAATAACTGCTTAATTTCCACCTGGTATTGAGATAATGATGACAACGGAAATCAGTGCTGAGGTCCTATAATGGAAATAATCTAGATAGGAATATCCTTGTTCTGAATGTACGGGGTTGGTAGAGCATAGATCAACAAGTAGATGTGCCCTCACAAAACCCATTATTTCTTGGCTAGGTGAAAAAATGACCATAAGAAAAAAGGGCCAGTTTCTGCATCTAacgttacaaaaaaaaaaaaaaaaaaaaaagtttcaaacATGACTTAAGTAATTTACTGGTTCCATGACTCTTTACTATTCATCTCTCTGGTAAATTTAAGGTTTCTGATAACCCTTAAACTTCGTCCGGACACGGAACACGGCACGCACTATCCTGAGTAAACAAACTTTTAATGACCTGACTAATATCTTAACTAGATCTAAAATCTgagtatttttatttcaaattttgatcCAAATCTATACTGTAATTGAATTTTGTGAATAGGATTGGTGCATTATTTAGGTTCATGCATTCATGTTACCGAAATATTTGGGCTGATTTAATTGGATCTGTGACCAGTATTTGACTTTGCTTTTTCAGGAATTAGAACTTTGTTTCCTTTCCTGGAAGTGATAGTTTGTTTCATAATCTAGTCTATAAGACATTTTCCAAGGATTCTGCTTGTAAGAATTTCACTTTTATGTCATTTGGCAGCCTCAAAAGGTCAAGAAAATTTCAGCTTGAAGACAGGTTATTCTCGTTATCTTCAGTCACTTCACCAGCGGTATGTATTTGAGCTCTCTAGAGCTTTTGTTTTTATGACTCTTTTACTTGTTCTGTTTATTTCTGATATTTGGTAAGTTCTTTACTCTTGATGCTTATGATGTTGCAATTTGTCTAAAATAGTGTTCAACCGTGTTTTGCATTGCTTATCCTCCTAAAGCGTTTGGTAGTAACAAGTCCTGCAAAACATTCTGTCCCATACCCTCTAAAAAGAAAACTCAGAAAGAATAAAGATAAAAGATAATGCTGAATCTCATATCATGATTTTGTTTACAATTTCTTTAAACCATGCATTTAAGGTAAACTTTAAGGTAAGCCTTAAGTTCGATAATTTGTGTACTGTTAGGTTGACGATAATAATATTCATCGCATTAGCTATGTTATGAATAGatttttgaagtattgataCATCAAAATACGCAAAGGCGAAGCAAGAAAATTTTGCTTTAGAGGTGGGAACAGGGTGCCCAGAAAAGTAGGGGTGGGCATAGTTTGGCCCAAACTGAAGTTGGAGTTTTtcagtttggttcggtttttcggaTTACTGTTCGGTTTTTGgatcttattttttaagattatgGATTTGGGATGAAAACTTTTTGGATATTCGAAAATCTGAATTTTGTATACCTTATATTTGG
This portion of the Lycium ferocissimum isolate CSIRO_LF1 chromosome 1, AGI_CSIRO_Lferr_CH_V1, whole genome shotgun sequence genome encodes:
- the LOC132032891 gene encoding uncharacterized protein LOC132032891 isoform X1, which produces MEPHGQRGSNPKAVLATLLNKREKLQEELRNVEKQVFELETSYLQETGTFGNALKGFESFLSTSNKNANLKRSRKFQLEDRLFSLSSVTSPAAEELGLGREDGRPDPTQGRMRAGGFANNGQGKPKKGRAGPRDGKKFRISNDLDLDDDDDPDSSLR
- the LOC132032891 gene encoding uncharacterized protein LOC132032891 isoform X2, which translates into the protein MRGSNPKAVLATLLNKREKLQEELRNVEKQVFELETSYLQETGTFGNALKGFESFLSTSNKNANLKRSRKFQLEDRLFSLSSVTSPAAEELGLGREDGRPDPTQGRMRAGGFANNGQGKPKKGRAGPRDGKKFRISNDLDLDDDDDPDSSLR